GTGCTTGAAGACGACCGCGATGACGCTGACCGCGGCAAGGCCCACGGCCAGACCGAGTAGCGCCAGTCCCTGCCGCCGCCGCCGCAGAGCGAGCACGGCCCCGGCGACGGCAAACCCGGGCACGAGCACTTCGGCGTTGCCGAGATACGAGACGGCGAACGCCGGCCAGTCCGCCGTGGGCGCGGCGCGCTGCAGCCAGCGGGTGGCGCCGAGATCGACGGTGTGCGAGGCGGGCACGAACGTCACCGCGGTCACGACGACGAAGCCCAGCAGCGCTCCGGCGGCGCGTACCCCTCGCGCGGGGTTACGGCGCATGCTGGTAGAGAAACACCCCGCCGATCTTCTTCGGCGGGCCCTCCGCCGCGCTCAGCACCGGAGCCCACGCCCGCTCGAACTCGTCGGAGGTCACGACCACCGAGCGGATCTGATAGTAG
This region of bacterium genomic DNA includes:
- a CDS encoding phosphatase PAP2 family protein, whose translation is MRRNPARGVRAAGALLGFVVVTAVTFVPASHTVDLGATRWLQRAAPTADWPAFAVSYLGNAEVLVPGFAVAGAVLALRRRRQGLALLGLAVGLAAVSVIAVVFKHLIVHPGPPESLARHLPVPLGAPIQSTPFSLPSGHTMRATFVAGTLLRRFPFAAAALVLGMMAALVYLGEHWLTDVLAAFFLSWACVEAARAVTSARSRNCRRD